One Campylobacter sputorum subsp. sputorum DNA segment encodes these proteins:
- the sppA gene encoding signal peptide peptidase SppA produces the protein MQFLKAIFAPIRWIFEFINKYFKTFVFLFIVYLVFYSGENKDITNANLKEISLQGAIISSFDILKEIKDAQDDENIKGVLFIVDSPGGALSPSVEISLAIKSLNQTKPVLVYATGTMASGSYLSSIWASKIYANPGSFIGSIGVIMQGFNISELAKKVGVSDQTISAGEYKQSGTIMREWNQKEKAALQELVDKSYNFFVNEVANARKLDINKKDEWANARVFLGADALKLGLIDKISSYYEARNELAKMSGVSNPSWKEKSNYDKFIDSLSKQSTKLMMDILAPRIM, from the coding sequence ATGCAGTTTTTAAAGGCTATTTTTGCACCTATTAGATGGATTTTTGAATTTATAAACAAATATTTTAAAACATTTGTTTTTTTATTTATTGTTTATCTAGTGTTTTATAGTGGAGAAAATAAAGACATAACAAACGCAAATCTAAAAGAGATATCATTGCAAGGTGCGATAATATCAAGTTTTGATATATTAAAAGAGATTAAAGACGCACAAGATGATGAAAATATAAAAGGCGTTTTGTTCATAGTTGATAGTCCAGGCGGTGCATTAAGTCCGAGTGTAGAGATATCACTAGCCATAAAATCACTAAACCAAACAAAACCTGTTTTAGTTTATGCAACAGGAACTATGGCAAGTGGAAGTTATCTAAGCAGTATTTGGGCTAGTAAAATTTATGCAAATCCAGGTAGTTTTATAGGCTCAATTGGCGTTATTATGCAAGGATTTAATATAAGCGAATTAGCAAAAAAAGTTGGCGTTAGCGATCAGACGATAAGTGCGGGAGAATACAAGCAAAGCGGCACAATTATGCGTGAATGGAATCAAAAAGAAAAAGCAGCACTTCAAGAATTGGTGGATAAAAGCTATAATTTTTTTGTTAATGAGGTTGCAAATGCTAGAAAATTAGATATAAATAAAAAAGATGAGTGGGCGAATGCTAGAGTTTTTTTAGGGGCTGACGCACTAAAACTTGGGCTTATAGATAAAATTTCAAGCTATTATGAAGCAAGGAATGAACTTGCAAAAATGAGTGGGGTTAGTAATCCATCTTGGAAAGAAAAATCAAATTATGATAAATTTATAGACTCACTTTCAAAACAAAGCACAAAATTAATGATGGATATCTTAGCTCCACGCATTATGTGA